A genomic stretch from Chelmon rostratus isolate fCheRos1 chromosome 14, fCheRos1.pri, whole genome shotgun sequence includes:
- the btg3 gene encoding protein BTG3, translating into MRREIAAVVFFLKRLVKKGEKSEPHKVELFVERLAVALQEKFKGHWYPDTPSKGQAYRCIRVNRFHRQDPELLRACQESGLQYSDLGLPRELTLWVDPGEVCCRYGETNPCFSVASFSHDNEEDKDVAKKVTSALERVTSDYHSGSSSDEESIRTSPLTITNSRRAYQAMNPAAPTWHPKKMVPGTGHILPRPHYSFRPRSRAPQPSRHNLWVPPGYRGGPGYWDTNQNLPYC; encoded by the exons ATGAGGAGAGAAATTGCAGCTGTGGTATTCTTCCTGAAGAGGCTTGTGAAAAAGGGGGAGAAGTCGGAGCCGCACAAGGTCGAGCTGTTTGTTGAGAGGCTGGCTGTGGCGCTGCAGGAGAAGTTCAAGGGCCACTGGTATCCTGACACCCCCAGCAAAGGACAAGCTTACAG GTGCATCAGAGTGAACAGGTTCCACAGGCAGGATCCAGAGCTCCTTCGGGCCTGCCAGGAGAGCGGACTACAGTACAGTGACTTGGGACTGCCACGTGAACTCACATTGTGGGTGGACCCTGGGGAGGTGTGTTGCAG GTATGGAGAGACAAATCCTTGTTTCTCAGTTGCCAGTTTCTCTCACGACAATGAGGAGGATAAAGATGTTGCGAAGAAGGTGACCAGTGCTTTGGAGAGGGTGACGTCAGACTACCACTCAGGTTCTTCCTCTGATGAGGAGAGCATACGTACTTCGCCCCTCACTATCACCAACAGCCGCCGTGCTTACCAG GCAATGAATCCAGCTGCTCCTACGTGGCATCCAAAGAAGATGGTACCAGGGACAGGTCACATCCTTCCACGGCCTCACTACAGCTTCAGGCCTCGCAGCAGAGCCCCTCAGCCTTCAAGGCATAATCTCTGGGTCCCTCCTGGCTATAGAGGAGGGCCTGGATACTGGGACACAAACCAAAATCTGCCATATTGTTGA